One part of the Chryseobacterium mulctrae genome encodes these proteins:
- the msrA gene encoding peptide-methionine (S)-S-oxide reductase MsrA encodes MKKFFIILISFFRLIKILKREYLNKTINLKMDKNNFQQITFGGGCFWCVESCFNILKGVESAISGYSGGHKDNPTYEEVCTGETGHAEVVQITYDPAIISYEQLMDIFFFLHDPTQLNRQGNDIGNQYRSVIYYKDDAEKAKAEEAIKASQESGRWSGTYVTELTPFEKFWPAEQYHQGYYNENPTQPYCSAVVGPKIQKFKKYFGELGMLETDSQ; translated from the coding sequence ATGAAAAAGTTTTTCATAATTTTGATTTCATTTTTCAGGCTTATAAAAATTTTAAAAAGAGAATATTTAAATAAAACAATCAATTTAAAAATGGATAAAAATAATTTTCAGCAAATCACTTTTGGTGGCGGATGTTTTTGGTGTGTAGAAAGCTGTTTTAATATATTGAAAGGAGTAGAATCTGCAATTTCAGGGTATTCCGGTGGTCATAAAGATAATCCGACCTACGAGGAAGTTTGCACAGGTGAAACCGGTCATGCTGAAGTGGTACAAATTACGTATGATCCTGCAATTATTTCTTATGAACAATTGATGGATATATTTTTCTTCCTTCACGACCCTACTCAATTAAACAGACAGGGAAATGATATCGGAAATCAATATCGTTCTGTTATTTATTATAAAGACGATGCTGAAAAAGCAAAAGCTGAAGAAGCCATCAAAGCGTCACAAGAATCAGGAAGATGGTCTGGAACTTATGTGACAGAATTAACACCATTTGAAAAATTCTGGCCAGCCGAACAATATCATCAAGGATATTATAATGAAAACCCGACACAGCCTTATTGCAGTGCAGTGGTAGGACCAAAAATTCAGAAATTCAAAAAATATTTTGGAGAATTGGGAATGCTGGAAACAGATTCACAGTAA
- a CDS encoding ROK family protein yields MSVVDLSKEVALGIDIGGTNTKFGLVNHRGQILTKGSLPTDQYSTPEAFVDALHEQIQPLIDEHCEGGIEGIGVGAPNANYYRGTIELAPNLPWRGIINFADLMTAKFNSPCKMTNDANAAALGEMMYGAARGMKDFIMITLGTGVGSGIVSGGNLIYGHDGFAGELGHTIVKPGGRKHWSTGSEGSLEAYASATGIAITAKKMRAEFPDSMLNQYPEEAINSKTVHECALKEDPVAVEVFRYTGQKLGEALANFVMFSSPEAILLFGGVIKAGDFILKPAKLHMERNLLPIFRSKVRLVFSELDEADAAILGASALVWEK; encoded by the coding sequence ATGTCAGTAGTAGATTTGTCAAAAGAGGTTGCATTAGGTATCGATATCGGTGGAACCAATACTAAATTTGGTCTTGTGAATCACAGAGGTCAAATTTTAACCAAAGGCTCTTTGCCAACCGATCAATACAGCACGCCTGAAGCATTTGTAGATGCTCTTCACGAGCAGATTCAGCCATTGATTGATGAACATTGTGAAGGTGGAATTGAAGGCATCGGTGTAGGAGCTCCCAACGCAAACTACTACAGAGGAACAATAGAACTCGCTCCCAATCTTCCTTGGAGAGGAATCATCAATTTTGCGGACTTAATGACTGCTAAATTCAACAGTCCTTGCAAAATGACGAATGATGCCAATGCAGCAGCTTTAGGTGAAATGATGTACGGTGCAGCAAGAGGGATGAAAGATTTTATCATGATTACTTTGGGAACCGGTGTAGGAAGCGGAATTGTTTCTGGCGGAAATTTAATTTACGGTCACGATGGTTTTGCAGGAGAATTGGGTCACACTATCGTAAAACCAGGTGGTCGAAAACATTGGAGTACAGGTTCTGAAGGAAGCTTAGAAGCTTATGCTTCGGCGACAGGTATCGCTATCACTGCAAAAAAAATGAGAGCAGAATTCCCGGATTCTATGCTTAATCAATATCCTGAAGAAGCAATTAATTCTAAAACTGTACACGAATGTGCATTAAAAGAAGATCCTGTTGCGGTTGAGGTTTTCAGATATACCGGTCAGAAATTAGGTGAAGCTTTGGCGAATTTTGTAATGTTTTCTTCACCGGAAGCTATTTTATTATTCGGAGGAGTAATTAAAGCCGGAGATTTTATTTTAAAACCTGCCAAACTCCATATGGAAAGAAACCTTCTTCCTATTTTCAGAAGCAAAGTAAGATTGGTTTTCAGTGAACTTGATGAGGCAGATGCAGCTATTCTTGGTGCAAGTGCTTTGGTCTGGGAAAAATAA
- a CDS encoding PepSY-associated TM helix domain-containing protein, translating to MKKKHHHKKKPSLFKKWTGKLHLWFGLSIGLIIFIVSITGTLFVFKDEVENFTRKDVIYHNEQNIAQKQILPIRVLEKMVDEQLKEKYKIHWVNVPIDKKLSYQFYWYEHNTAAWNYFDEFPIYKVAYVNPYTGKVLRTYDEKNGFFSIVKSIHWSFLLKQDWGKYVVGIPVIIFVIMLISGIILWWPKNKAARKQRFSFKWKNIKSWKRKNYDLHNVLGFYSSIFALIFSITGLFYAFFVVQAMIYFVFSGGSTVYPDFSHITTKAPIELRNETTLDKVIHTVQAKYPDSYGFAIDLGHPHMDDHEHPNFSVFVKHLSYSYHKNSSLIFDENSGELLHTYNHEDKNFGEKTVAANYDIHVGSILGLPTKIIAFIVSLICASLPVTGFLIWWGRRKKTKKVV from the coding sequence ATGAAGAAAAAACATCACCATAAAAAGAAACCAAGTCTTTTCAAAAAATGGACAGGCAAACTGCATCTGTGGTTTGGTCTGTCCATCGGTTTAATTATATTTATTGTTTCAATCACCGGTACTTTGTTTGTATTCAAAGACGAGGTTGAGAATTTCACCCGTAAAGATGTTATCTATCACAACGAGCAAAACATTGCACAAAAGCAGATTCTGCCAATTCGTGTTTTAGAAAAAATGGTCGACGAGCAGCTTAAAGAAAAATATAAAATCCATTGGGTGAATGTTCCTATCGACAAAAAACTGTCTTATCAATTTTACTGGTACGAACACAACACCGCAGCCTGGAATTATTTTGATGAATTTCCTATCTACAAAGTAGCGTATGTAAATCCTTATACAGGAAAAGTTCTGAGAACTTATGATGAGAAAAACGGTTTTTTCAGCATTGTAAAATCTATTCACTGGAGCTTTTTATTAAAACAGGACTGGGGAAAATATGTAGTAGGAATTCCGGTAATTATCTTCGTGATCATGTTGATTTCAGGAATTATTTTGTGGTGGCCAAAAAATAAAGCCGCCAGAAAACAGCGTTTCTCTTTCAAATGGAAAAACATAAAAAGCTGGAAAAGAAAGAATTACGACCTTCATAATGTTTTAGGTTTTTACTCTTCGATTTTTGCTTTAATATTTTCGATTACAGGTTTGTTTTATGCCTTCTTTGTGGTTCAGGCAATGATTTATTTTGTTTTCTCCGGAGGAAGTACGGTTTATCCTGACTTTTCGCACATCACAACCAAAGCACCAATAGAACTTAGAAACGAAACTACTTTAGATAAAGTGATTCACACCGTTCAGGCAAAATATCCAGACTCTTACGGATTTGCAATCGATTTGGGACATCCACACATGGATGATCATGAGCATCCTAATTTCTCTGTTTTCGTAAAGCATCTTTCTTATTCTTATCATAAAAACAGCAGTTTGATTTTTGATGAAAATTCAGGTGAACTTTTGCACACCTACAATCATGAAGATAAAAACTTTGGTGAGAAAACAGTGGCTGCCAATTATGATATTCACGTAGGATCTATTTTAGGACTACCAACCAAGATCATTGCATTTATTGTCAGCTTAATTTGTGCTTCACTTCCCGTAACCGGATTTTTAATATGGTGGGGAAGAAGAAAAAAGACCAAAAAAGTGGTCTGA
- a CDS encoding TonB-dependent receptor, which yields MKKAFLSVACLSTIAVFAQEKDSLKVKNVDEVVLTASRKKESIKEIPSSITIVSEKQIQSQLTVNSDISNILQYTVPSLGPSSGQTSNSGQTLRGRQVLVLIDGIPQSTPLRNGARDIRSIDPSAIERVEVIKGASSIYGNGADGGIINYITKRNKTYKKISGTSQVGITGQPYGGTLGFRASQLLSGKIKKFDYVASLAYERTGNAKDGDGVLLSPTYSTAQMNNYNGLLKLGYDINDDQRIEVSYMGYASKSDLNLGIKTGKYGVTPTIGEGEGKSLETTPQGTPRNHNYRINYDNKNLFWGSTALNVNVYMQDFRTVYGYSDTFFGGGQSNIISKKMGARINFDTQLWSYNNSQAEVIYGLDLLNDKTVQKLEDGRYWTPDMDMINTAPFLLLKIDLLKKLTIKGGLRYENMTVNVGDFNTLSSVKSDGTFTKSIFVTGGDLKYNALVGNIGLRYNINNQINLFGSFSQSYSINEIGRILRTSTQSNLAQIEAKPIIVNNYELGSTGQISNWLNYEVTSYVSTSKLGASFVQGPDRSFTIQRSPEVVYGVEGFLHFTPAKWINFGGSYSWLEGITSLKDDGDYSAKVNNSRISAPKILAYVQVKPTESLSLGLDTLHSFEQDRFSPNASTGLYAYGEGRVPEYTIINFKSNYEINQNWKLSLGVENLFNTTYQPAIAWWNARDSEFVNALGMRGTFMIEYRF from the coding sequence ATGAAAAAGGCTTTTTTATCAGTAGCTTGCCTTAGCACAATTGCTGTTTTTGCACAGGAAAAAGACAGTTTAAAAGTAAAAAATGTAGATGAAGTGGTACTTACAGCTTCCCGAAAAAAGGAAAGTATCAAAGAAATACCAAGTTCTATTACCATTGTTAGCGAAAAACAAATTCAGTCGCAGTTGACTGTTAATTCAGACATTTCTAATATTTTACAATATACCGTACCGAGTTTAGGACCAAGTTCCGGACAGACTTCCAACTCAGGACAAACTTTAAGAGGCCGACAGGTTTTGGTACTTATTGACGGGATCCCACAGTCTACTCCACTAAGAAACGGAGCAAGAGACATCAGATCGATCGATCCTTCGGCAATAGAAAGAGTTGAAGTCATAAAAGGAGCTTCATCAATCTACGGAAATGGCGCAGATGGTGGTATCATCAACTATATTACTAAAAGAAACAAAACATATAAAAAAATATCGGGAACTTCTCAGGTAGGTATTACCGGACAACCGTATGGCGGAACTTTAGGTTTCAGAGCCAGTCAACTTTTATCAGGTAAAATTAAAAAATTCGACTACGTGGCGTCTTTGGCTTATGAAAGAACCGGAAACGCAAAAGACGGCGACGGTGTATTGTTAAGCCCGACTTACAGCACCGCACAAATGAACAATTACAACGGATTGTTGAAGCTTGGTTATGATATTAATGATGACCAGAGAATCGAAGTTTCTTATATGGGTTATGCATCAAAATCTGATCTAAATTTAGGTATAAAAACCGGAAAATACGGCGTTACTCCTACCATTGGTGAAGGTGAAGGGAAAAGTTTAGAAACAACTCCACAAGGAACTCCACGTAACCATAATTACAGAATAAACTACGACAACAAAAATCTTTTTTGGGGTTCTACAGCATTGAATGTTAATGTTTATATGCAGGATTTCAGAACAGTTTACGGATATAGCGATACCTTTTTTGGAGGCGGACAATCGAATATTATTTCTAAAAAAATGGGAGCCAGAATTAATTTTGACACCCAACTTTGGTCATACAACAATTCTCAGGCAGAAGTAATCTACGGTCTAGATCTACTGAACGATAAAACCGTACAAAAACTTGAAGACGGAAGATACTGGACTCCGGATATGGATATGATCAACACCGCTCCTTTCCTTTTATTAAAAATTGATTTACTGAAAAAATTAACGATTAAAGGAGGTCTGAGATACGAAAATATGACGGTAAATGTGGGTGATTTCAACACACTTTCTTCAGTAAAAAGTGACGGAACTTTCACTAAAAGTATTTTTGTAACCGGAGGAGACTTAAAATACAACGCTTTGGTGGGGAATATTGGTCTTCGATATAATATCAATAACCAGATTAATCTTTTCGGAAGCTTCTCACAGTCGTATTCTATCAACGAGATTGGAAGAATTTTAAGAACATCTACACAAAGTAATCTTGCCCAAATAGAAGCCAAACCAATTATCGTAAACAATTATGAATTGGGCTCTACCGGACAGATTTCCAACTGGTTAAACTATGAAGTAACATCTTATGTAAGTACTTCAAAACTGGGAGCTTCATTTGTACAAGGTCCAGACCGATCTTTTACCATTCAAAGATCTCCTGAAGTGGTGTACGGTGTTGAAGGTTTCTTGCATTTCACACCTGCAAAATGGATTAATTTCGGTGGAAGTTATAGCTGGTTAGAAGGGATTACTTCGCTTAAAGATGATGGAGATTACTCCGCAAAAGTAAACAACAGCAGAATTTCCGCACCAAAAATTTTGGCTTACGTTCAGGTAAAACCTACAGAATCGCTTTCTTTAGGTCTTGATACGCTTCATTCTTTTGAGCAAGACAGATTCAGTCCCAATGCAAGCACGGGTTTGTATGCTTATGGTGAAGGAAGAGTTCCGGAATACACCATAATTAATTTTAAATCTAATTACGAAATCAACCAAAACTGGAAGCTTTCTTTAGGAGTAGAAAACCTCTTCAACACTACTTATCAACCAGCAATTGCATGGTGGAACGCAAGAGATTCTGAATTTGTAAATGCTTTGGGAATGAGAGGAACCTTCATGATTGAATATAGATTTTAA
- a CDS encoding PepSY-associated TM helix domain-containing protein has translation MKKKHHNKKKPSVYKKWAGKLHLWFGLSVGLIIFIVSLSGTMYVFKDEIQNQLRKEAIYVKAETVTQQPLSIEVLKEKITLELNEKYPVSSVEIPLDKSKSYKFLFYEKDKKAWNYFDEVKINKLIYVNQYNGNILGIYNEKYDLFPILKSIHWSLLLKSDWGKYVVGIPVVLFIIMLITGIILWWPKNKKMRKGRFSFEWKNVKTWKRKNYDLHNVLGFYASFIGLLLSLSGLYFAYPWVKNAFNFALSGSLELPKEKTIKSPDSLLAKNKSVFDLTILQTQKIYSKSSSFRIPLNGKNKKGKELENIPVTTYGKDGRYSERNQLCYDKYSGKLLSNKPHQKLTNAEKYANANYDVHVGSYFGIFGKILWFVTGLVCTSLPVTGFLVWWGKRKKQGKKTL, from the coding sequence ATGAAAAAAAAACATCACAATAAAAAGAAACCAAGCGTCTATAAAAAATGGGCGGGTAAACTGCACCTTTGGTTTGGCTTATCTGTAGGGCTCATTATTTTTATTGTTTCTTTATCGGGAACGATGTATGTTTTTAAAGATGAAATTCAGAATCAGCTTAGAAAAGAAGCCATTTATGTAAAAGCTGAAACGGTTACACAACAACCTCTATCAATTGAAGTTTTAAAAGAAAAAATCACTTTAGAACTCAATGAAAAATATCCGGTAAGCTCGGTTGAAATTCCTTTAGATAAAAGCAAATCTTACAAATTTCTTTTTTATGAAAAAGACAAAAAGGCGTGGAATTATTTTGATGAAGTAAAAATCAACAAACTTATTTATGTCAATCAGTACAATGGTAATATTTTAGGAATTTATAACGAAAAGTATGACCTCTTCCCTATTCTGAAATCCATTCATTGGAGTTTGCTTTTAAAATCTGACTGGGGGAAATATGTTGTCGGAATTCCGGTTGTTCTCTTTATTATTATGCTCATTACAGGAATTATTCTTTGGTGGCCAAAAAACAAAAAAATGCGGAAAGGTCGTTTTTCATTCGAATGGAAAAACGTAAAAACCTGGAAACGTAAAAACTATGACCTTCACAATGTCTTAGGATTTTATGCTTCGTTTATTGGTTTATTACTTAGTCTTTCAGGATTATATTTTGCTTATCCGTGGGTGAAAAACGCATTTAATTTTGCATTATCCGGTTCGTTAGAACTTCCAAAAGAAAAGACAATCAAATCACCAGACTCACTTTTAGCAAAAAACAAGTCGGTTTTTGATCTTACCATTCTTCAAACTCAAAAAATATATTCAAAATCTTCAAGCTTCCGAATTCCTTTAAACGGAAAAAACAAAAAAGGAAAAGAACTTGAAAATATTCCCGTTACCACGTATGGTAAAGACGGTAGATATAGTGAAAGGAATCAGCTATGCTACGATAAATATTCGGGAAAACTATTATCAAATAAACCTCATCAAAAATTAACAAACGCTGAAAAATATGCCAATGCCAATTATGACGTACATGTTGGGTCATACTTCGGGATTTTCGGCAAAATCTTATGGTTTGTAACAGGATTGGTTTGTACTTCATTACCGGTAACCGGTTTTTTGGTATGGTGGGGAAAACGTAAAAAACAAGGAAAGAAAACATTATGA
- a CDS encoding TonB-dependent siderophore receptor: protein MNKLLISASLLASVFAFAQEKKDSTNSKNIEEVIISSVLKKDSEYTNKMPLKAIENPQLFSTVDKIFFENQMIYTVDDAYRNVTGIQKMWSATNRAGDGGAYIALRGFVSNNSLRNGLVAPVTTSIDAVNVEKLEVLKGPSATLYGSNVTSYGGAVNRVTKKPYDRFGGSISLTGGSYNYYRAQADVNAPLTKDNKLLFRLNTAYTNSGTFQKTDAKNTYFAFTPSLLYKVNDKLDISLEYEMFDTRATPEQSFFYLSKATTGVDNAKDLEKLGLDYKQSYFGDGMYTTSKVRNLLGQVNYKINDNIRSSTNVSTAYTFSDGYNPYFTASLNPLDNQIYVGRADQSTDNSKKTYFQVQQNFNFDYKFGNDMRNRTVVGFDYMNIKNKLQYLYLSQGFLDSVPANGYDYAGTFNSNTLAQAYQNLPSSTYNQYDEQNTYSGYIANVFTPISGLNIMAGLRYESNEFQGGTLWINTLPAYNQSAFSPKAGVVYEIIKDKFSVFGNYQNSFKSNGYYISDNTGATSLSDPERANQFEGGFKGSIFKGKVNATLSYYNIKVKNTILPTTQPVLDGSGVAIPFTFVQDQAGKLSSEGVELEVNAYLLKGLSLVGGVSYNDSKFIESAPETKGRRPGTAGSPWLASLYASYQILDGKLKGLGFGLGGNYANDHREINNNIIQNGVVTGESIFILPKYLVLNASAFYDTKKYRIGVKVDNFTNQHYWVGFTTANPQQLINALGSFTYKF, encoded by the coding sequence ATGAATAAATTATTGATCTCTGCTTCGTTATTGGCAAGTGTATTTGCTTTTGCACAAGAGAAAAAAGATTCTACAAATTCTAAAAATATAGAAGAAGTAATCATAAGTTCCGTACTTAAGAAAGATTCAGAATACACCAATAAAATGCCACTAAAGGCAATAGAAAATCCACAATTATTTTCTACGGTTGATAAAATATTTTTTGAAAATCAGATGATTTATACCGTAGATGATGCCTACAGAAATGTTACGGGAATTCAAAAAATGTGGAGCGCTACAAACAGAGCAGGTGATGGAGGAGCTTATATTGCTCTAAGAGGTTTTGTATCTAACAACTCTCTTAGAAATGGTTTGGTTGCTCCCGTTACAACGTCTATTGATGCGGTAAATGTTGAAAAGTTAGAAGTTTTAAAAGGACCTTCTGCAACATTATACGGAAGTAATGTTACCTCATACGGTGGAGCTGTTAATAGAGTTACAAAAAAACCTTATGATAGGTTTGGAGGTAGTATATCTTTAACAGGCGGAAGCTACAATTATTACAGAGCACAAGCGGATGTAAATGCACCTCTTACAAAAGATAATAAGCTTTTATTTCGTTTAAATACTGCATATACCAACTCAGGAACTTTCCAAAAGACCGATGCAAAGAATACTTATTTTGCATTTACCCCATCATTGCTTTATAAGGTAAATGACAAATTAGATATTAGCTTAGAATATGAAATGTTTGACACCAGAGCTACACCGGAACAATCATTTTTCTATCTATCAAAAGCTACAACTGGAGTTGATAATGCAAAAGATTTAGAAAAATTAGGTTTAGATTATAAACAATCTTATTTTGGAGACGGAATGTATACCACCTCAAAAGTAAGAAACCTTTTAGGGCAGGTGAATTACAAAATCAATGACAACATTCGTTCATCTACAAATGTAAGTACGGCTTATACATTTTCCGATGGTTACAACCCTTATTTTACGGCATCTTTGAATCCTTTAGACAATCAAATTTATGTAGGAAGAGCAGATCAGTCTACCGATAATAGTAAGAAAACATATTTCCAAGTTCAACAAAATTTCAACTTTGATTATAAATTCGGAAACGACATGCGTAATAGAACTGTTGTTGGGTTTGATTATATGAATATTAAAAACAAATTACAATACCTATATCTTTCACAGGGGTTTTTAGATTCTGTTCCAGCAAACGGATATGATTATGCTGGTACATTTAATTCAAATACTTTAGCCCAGGCTTATCAAAATTTACCTAGCAGTACTTATAATCAGTACGATGAACAAAATACTTACAGTGGTTATATTGCCAATGTATTTACTCCAATTTCAGGTTTAAATATTATGGCAGGTCTTCGTTACGAAAGTAATGAGTTTCAAGGTGGAACATTATGGATAAATACTTTACCGGCCTATAATCAATCTGCATTTTCTCCTAAAGCTGGTGTCGTATATGAAATTATAAAAGATAAATTCTCAGTTTTTGGAAATTATCAAAATAGTTTTAAGAGCAACGGTTACTATATTTCAGATAATACCGGAGCAACAAGTTTATCCGATCCTGAAAGAGCTAATCAGTTTGAAGGAGGTTTCAAAGGAAGTATCTTTAAAGGTAAAGTAAATGCTACTTTAAGCTATTATAACATCAAAGTAAAAAATACAATATTACCAACAACTCAACCAGTATTAGATGGTAGCGGAGTGGCAATTCCGTTTACTTTTGTACAGGATCAGGCTGGAAAATTGAGTAGTGAAGGTGTTGAATTAGAAGTAAATGCTTATTTACTAAAAGGTTTATCTTTAGTAGGAGGTGTAAGCTATAATGATTCAAAATTCATTGAGTCTGCTCCTGAAACAAAAGGAAGAAGACCAGGAACAGCAGGCTCACCTTGGTTGGCAAGTCTATATGCAAGTTACCAGATTCTTGATGGTAAGCTAAAAGGATTAGGTTTTGGTCTTGGAGGAAACTATGCAAACGATCATAGAGAAATCAATAACAATATTATTCAAAACGGTGTTGTTACAGGTGAAAGCATTTTCATTCTTCCAAAATATTTGGTATTAAACGCAAGTGCATTCTATGATACTAAGAAATATAGAATCGGAGTGAAAGTTGACAACTTTACTAATCAACATTATTGGGTAGGATTTACAACTGCAAATCCTCAGCAATTAATCAATGCTTTAGGAAGTTTTACTTACAAATTTTAA